One genomic segment of Bradyrhizobium prioriisuperbiae includes these proteins:
- a CDS encoding DHA2 family efflux MFS transporter permease subunit, producing the protein MSGSTTATPTMGGPPQAAATAVDSERLVPKRVFAFLIMVFGMFMSILDIQIVSASLSEIQAGLSASSNEISWVQTAYLIAEVIAIPLSGFMSRALGTRYLFAISAAGFTFASLMCGMTSTIGEMILWRAIQGFLGAGMIPTVFASAYTIFPRSKMFVVTPIIGLVATLAPTVGPTIGGYLTEALSWHWLFFINVLPGIGITIGVLLLVDFDEPHLELLDRFDWVGLISMGGFLGALEYVLEEGPQYDWLDDESVAFFAVVCGLSAIVFFYRVLTAEEPIVDIRAFKNKNFAFGSMFSFCVGIGLYGLTYIYPRYLAEIRGYSAMMIGETMFVSGIAMFLTAPLVGRLMQKMDMRIMIAIGLGLFALGTWQMTWMTRDYDFWELFFPQVFRGCGMMMAMVPVNNIALGTLPPSLLKNASGLFNLTRNLGGAVGLALINTILNHRTDLHISRLHEKVNWGNATAVETLNMLTQKFQGMGDASMMALKQLSMITHRQASVMSYADSFLILTVFYLALSTLVFFVDKPSLTGPPPDAH; encoded by the coding sequence ATGTCCGGCTCCACCACTGCAACTCCGACCATGGGCGGGCCGCCGCAGGCTGCGGCGACCGCTGTGGATTCCGAGCGCCTCGTGCCGAAGCGGGTGTTCGCATTCCTGATCATGGTGTTCGGGATGTTCATGTCGATCCTGGACATCCAGATCGTCTCGGCATCGCTCTCGGAAATCCAGGCCGGCCTCTCGGCCTCGTCGAACGAAATCTCCTGGGTGCAGACCGCGTATCTGATCGCCGAGGTGATCGCGATTCCGCTGTCGGGCTTCATGTCGCGGGCGCTCGGCACGCGTTATCTGTTCGCGATCTCGGCCGCCGGCTTCACCTTCGCCAGCCTGATGTGCGGCATGACCTCGACCATCGGCGAGATGATCCTGTGGCGTGCCATCCAGGGTTTCCTCGGCGCGGGCATGATTCCGACCGTGTTCGCCTCGGCCTACACGATCTTCCCGCGCAGCAAGATGTTCGTGGTGACGCCGATCATCGGCCTTGTGGCGACGCTGGCGCCGACCGTCGGCCCCACCATCGGCGGCTATTTGACCGAAGCGTTGTCGTGGCACTGGCTGTTCTTCATCAACGTGCTGCCGGGCATCGGCATCACCATCGGCGTGCTGTTGCTGGTCGATTTCGACGAGCCGCATCTGGAACTGCTCGATCGTTTCGACTGGGTCGGCCTGATTTCGATGGGCGGTTTTCTCGGCGCGCTGGAATACGTGCTGGAAGAGGGACCGCAATACGACTGGCTGGATGACGAGTCGGTGGCGTTCTTCGCCGTGGTCTGCGGCCTCTCGGCCATCGTGTTCTTCTACCGCGTGCTCACCGCCGAGGAGCCGATTGTCGATATCCGCGCCTTCAAGAACAAGAACTTCGCGTTCGGCAGCATGTTCTCGTTCTGCGTCGGCATCGGGCTCTACGGCCTGACCTATATCTATCCGCGTTACCTCGCCGAGATCCGGGGATATAGCGCGATGATGATCGGCGAGACCATGTTCGTCTCGGGCATCGCAATGTTTTTGACCGCGCCGCTGGTCGGCCGGCTGATGCAGAAGATGGACATGCGGATCATGATCGCCATCGGCCTCGGGCTGTTCGCGCTGGGCACCTGGCAGATGACCTGGATGACCCGCGACTATGATTTCTGGGAGCTGTTCTTTCCGCAGGTGTTCCGTGGCTGCGGCATGATGATGGCGATGGTCCCGGTCAACAACATTGCGCTGGGAACGCTGCCGCCGTCACTGCTGAAGAATGCCTCGGGGCTGTTCAACCTGACCCGCAACCTCGGCGGCGCGGTGGGACTGGCGCTGATCAACACTATCCTCAATCATCGCACCGACCTGCACATCTCCCGCCTGCACGAGAAGGTCAATTGGGGCAACGCCACCGCGGTGGAAACCCTCAACATGCTGACCCAGAAGTTCCAGGGCATGGGCGATGCGTCGATGATGGCGCTGAAGCAGCTGTCGATGATCACCCACCGGCAGGCGTCGGTGATGAGTTATGCGGATTCGTTCCTGATCCTGACGGTGTTCTATCTCGCGCTGAGCACCCTGGTGTTCTTTGTCGACAAGCCGAGCCTGACCGGGCCGCCGCCGGACGCGCATTAG
- a CDS encoding ABC transporter ATP-binding protein, which yields MTQLRKQRAAAFRTVLPFVFRHWRNQSWRVTGVCAALSVSTLADVFMPYYAGRLVDAVASSGADHAGRDAAFVAFGAIIALGALSVMLRHVGFQSIVALTLRTMSDVARDAFWRVQRFSTDWHANSFSGSTVRKITRGMGALDLLNDTILMALLPSLVVLLGSMLLLGAQWPALGLVIAVGTIAYVALTVVFSTHYIAPAARSSNAWDTKLGGTLADSLGCNAVVKSFGAEFREDDRLANVLGHWSVRTGRTWRRYTRSGTAQLVLLLVMRTAVIGGALLIWLAGSASAGDVAYVMTSYFVIHGYLRDIGMHINHLQRSVNDMDELVALHDEEIGIADVVDAKPIAVRYGAIRFDDVTFHYGQHAAPLYNGLSVDIRAGERVGLVGRSGSGKTTFVKLIQRLHDVNGGRVLIDGQDVRLATQQSLRSQIAIVQQEPILFHRSLAENIAYSRPEATREEIERAAELANAHDFITRLPKGYGTLVGERGVKLSGGERQRVALARAFLANAPLLILDEATSSLDSESEALIQQAMERLMQGRTAIVIAHRLSTVRSLDRILVFERGRIAEEGTHASLVRHPDGIYRGLFERQVLEFGGLSAAE from the coding sequence ATGACCCAACTTCGCAAACAGCGTGCGGCTGCGTTCCGCACGGTTTTACCCTTTGTCTTCCGGCACTGGCGCAACCAGTCGTGGCGCGTCACCGGTGTCTGCGCGGCGCTGTCCGTGTCGACGCTGGCCGACGTGTTCATGCCGTATTACGCGGGACGGCTGGTGGACGCGGTGGCGTCCAGCGGCGCCGATCACGCCGGACGCGACGCCGCTTTCGTCGCGTTCGGGGCAATCATCGCGCTCGGTGCGCTGTCCGTCATGCTGCGACATGTCGGGTTCCAGAGCATCGTCGCTTTGACGCTGCGCACCATGAGCGATGTGGCGCGCGATGCGTTCTGGCGGGTGCAGCGGTTCTCGACCGACTGGCACGCCAACAGCTTCTCGGGCTCGACCGTGCGCAAGATTACGCGCGGCATGGGCGCGCTGGATCTGTTGAACGACACCATCCTGATGGCGCTGTTGCCGTCATTGGTGGTGCTGCTGGGGTCGATGCTGCTGCTCGGCGCGCAATGGCCGGCGCTGGGGCTGGTGATTGCTGTCGGCACCATCGCCTATGTGGCGCTGACCGTGGTGTTCTCGACGCATTACATCGCGCCCGCGGCGCGCTCCTCCAATGCCTGGGACACCAAGCTTGGCGGAACGCTGGCGGATTCGCTGGGCTGCAATGCCGTGGTGAAATCGTTCGGCGCCGAGTTTCGCGAGGATGATCGCCTTGCGAACGTGCTCGGTCACTGGTCCGTGCGTACCGGCCGGACCTGGCGGCGTTACACCCGCTCGGGCACGGCGCAACTGGTGTTGCTGCTGGTGATGCGGACGGCGGTGATCGGCGGCGCGCTGCTGATCTGGCTGGCCGGCAGCGCCTCGGCAGGCGACGTCGCGTACGTGATGACGAGCTATTTCGTCATCCACGGGTATCTGCGCGACATCGGCATGCACATCAACCACCTGCAACGCTCGGTCAACGACATGGACGAGCTGGTTGCGCTGCATGATGAGGAGATCGGCATCGCCGACGTTGTGGACGCGAAGCCAATCGCGGTGCGCTATGGCGCCATCCGGTTCGACGACGTGACGTTCCACTACGGCCAGCACGCCGCCCCGCTGTACAACGGATTGTCGGTCGACATCCGTGCCGGCGAGCGGGTCGGTCTGGTCGGTCGCTCGGGCTCGGGCAAAACCACGTTCGTGAAGCTGATTCAGCGGCTGCACGACGTGAATGGCGGCCGGGTGCTGATCGACGGGCAGGACGTGCGGCTGGCGACGCAGCAATCGCTGCGCAGCCAGATCGCAATCGTGCAGCAAGAGCCGATCCTGTTTCACCGTTCGCTCGCCGAGAATATCGCCTACAGCAGGCCGGAGGCGACGCGCGAGGAGATCGAGCGCGCTGCGGAACTGGCCAATGCGCACGACTTCATCACCCGGCTGCCGAAAGGCTACGGCACGCTGGTGGGTGAACGCGGCGTCAAGCTGTCGGGCGGCGAACGTCAGCGCGTCGCGCTGGCGCGCGCATTCCTGGCGAATGCGCCGCTGCTGATCCTGGACGAGGCCACATCGAGCCTCGATTCGGAATCGGAGGCGCTGATCCAGCAGGCGATGGAGCGGCTGATGCAGGGCCGCACCGCGATCGTGATCGCGCACCGGTTGTCCACGGTGCGTTCGCTCGATCGCATCCTGGTGTTCGAACGCGGCCGCATTGCCGAAGAGGGCACGCACGCCTCATTGGTGCGCCACCCCGACGGCATCTACCGCGGCTTGTTCGAGCGCCAGGTGCTCGAATTCGGCGGCCTGAGCGCCGCCGAGTGA
- a CDS encoding thiolase family protein, producing the protein MSFITGVGLTPFGKHEGRSTLDLMSFASTLALADAGLGRGEIDGVICGYSTTMPHLMLATVFAEHFGLKPQYAHAIQVGGATGLAMAMLAHELVEAGVVRNMLVVAGENRLTGQARDSAMQTLAQVGHPAYEVPLGPTIPAYYGLVASRYMHQFGVTEEDLAEFAVLMRRHALAHPGAQFQEPITVEQVMASRMIATPLKLLDCCPVSDGGAAFVVSREPTSSHHVRIRGCGQAHLHQHVTAMDNVTETGASAAFARAQAKAGIGVADIKYAAVYDSFTITLTMLLEELGLAARGEAAARARNGDFGVSGALPLNTHGGLLSYGHCGCGGAMAHLVETQLQMTGRAGPRQVRDASVALLHGDGGVLSSHVTMMLERAR; encoded by the coding sequence ATGAGCTTCATCACCGGTGTCGGGCTGACGCCGTTTGGCAAACACGAGGGGCGTTCGACCCTCGATCTCATGAGTTTTGCCTCGACGCTGGCGCTTGCGGACGCGGGCCTCGGACGCGGCGAGATCGATGGCGTGATCTGCGGTTATTCCACCACGATGCCGCATCTGATGCTGGCCACCGTGTTCGCCGAGCATTTCGGACTGAAGCCGCAGTACGCGCATGCGATCCAGGTCGGCGGCGCCACCGGTTTGGCGATGGCGATGCTGGCGCACGAATTGGTCGAAGCCGGTGTGGTCAGGAATATGCTGGTGGTCGCCGGCGAAAACCGGCTGACCGGCCAGGCCCGCGACAGCGCCATGCAGACCCTGGCCCAGGTCGGCCATCCCGCCTATGAGGTGCCGCTCGGGCCGACCATCCCGGCCTATTACGGTCTTGTGGCGTCGCGCTACATGCATCAGTTCGGCGTGACCGAGGAAGATCTTGCCGAATTCGCCGTGCTGATGCGCCGCCATGCGCTGGCGCATCCCGGCGCCCAGTTCCAGGAGCCGATCACCGTGGAGCAGGTGATGGCCTCGCGCATGATCGCCACGCCGCTGAAGCTGCTGGATTGTTGTCCGGTGTCCGACGGCGGCGCGGCCTTCGTGGTCAGCCGCGAGCCGACATCGTCCCATCATGTGCGGATACGCGGCTGCGGCCAGGCGCATCTGCATCAGCACGTCACCGCGATGGACAATGTCACCGAGACCGGCGCTTCGGCTGCTTTTGCGCGGGCGCAGGCCAAGGCCGGTATCGGCGTTGCCGACATCAAGTATGCGGCCGTCTATGACAGCTTCACCATCACGCTGACCATGCTGCTCGAAGAGCTCGGATTGGCGGCACGCGGCGAGGCGGCGGCACGCGCCCGCAATGGCGACTTCGGCGTATCCGGCGCTTTGCCGCTCAACACCCATGGCGGCCTGCTCAGCTACGGCCATTGCGGCTGTGGCGGCGCCATGGCCCATCTGGTCGAAACCCAGTTGCAGATGACCGGGCGTGCCGGGCCGCGCCAGGTGCGCGACGCCTCGGTGGCGCTGCTGCACGGCGACGGCGGCGTGCTGTCGTCCCATGTCACCATGATGCTGGAGCGGGCACGATGA
- a CDS encoding Zn-ribbon domain-containing OB-fold protein: MSDVAIDDIKDWTTGANAIAYQSCSTCRAVWYFRRGFCPSCGAADPRSLRASGRGTVYAASLVCRAATPEAKAHVPYMVVLVDAAEGFRLMAHGDKDLKIGDAVTARFENFTRRPMPYFVRLK, translated from the coding sequence ATGAGCGATGTGGCGATCGACGACATCAAGGACTGGACCACTGGCGCGAACGCCATCGCCTATCAATCCTGCAGCACCTGCCGCGCGGTCTGGTATTTTCGTCGCGGCTTCTGTCCGTCCTGCGGCGCAGCCGACCCCAGGAGCCTTCGCGCCAGCGGTCGGGGCACGGTGTATGCGGCATCCCTGGTGTGCCGCGCGGCCACGCCTGAAGCCAAGGCGCATGTGCCTTACATGGTGGTGCTGGTCGATGCCGCCGAGGGCTTTCGGTTGATGGCGCACGGCGACAAGGACTTGAAGATCGGGGACGCGGTGACGGCGCGGTTCGAGAATTTTACCCGGCGTCCGATGCCCTATTTTGTGCGCTTGAAATAA
- a CDS encoding peptidoglycan-binding domain-containing protein: protein MPLSSPLFTKEGAGKQRLEDCASLPDANFYAGKPPTRPGTEDAVRRIQTALQTLGFKLAVDGVYGSETANAVFAFKNSRSPKILGPGQTIPDKVVGIGTITALDKAMGGSPSPPGPPPQPPSPRPRRRLGPCRRPSLCRRPSPGPRRSLRLNRQSPGISSSASSQMNLAWPVTR from the coding sequence GTGCCGCTCTCATCGCCGCTGTTCACCAAAGAAGGCGCGGGCAAACAACGCCTGGAAGATTGCGCCTCCCTCCCTGACGCTAATTTTTATGCCGGCAAGCCGCCGACCAGGCCCGGCACGGAAGACGCCGTGAGGCGGATCCAGACCGCGCTGCAGACGCTGGGTTTCAAACTCGCCGTGGACGGCGTGTACGGAAGCGAGACGGCAAATGCGGTGTTCGCTTTCAAGAACTCGCGTAGTCCCAAGATCCTTGGCCCCGGCCAGACGATTCCGGACAAGGTCGTCGGCATCGGGACCATCACCGCCCTCGACAAGGCGATGGGCGGAAGCCCGAGCCCACCCGGCCCACCGCCCCAGCCGCCGAGCCCCCGCCCGCGCCGCCGCCTCGGCCCGTGCCGCCGCCCAAGCCTGTGCCGCCGCCCAAGCCCGGGCCCGCGCCGCAGCCTACGCCTCAATCGTCAGTCACCTGGAATTTCAAGCTCAGCTTCCTCGCAAATGAATTTGGCATGGCCAGTTACAAGATAA
- a CDS encoding Zn-ribbon domain-containing OB-fold protein: MSETVDTMDWTQGAETISYQLCGACRSVWYFRRGFCPSCGAAEPELHRASGKGVVYAASLVCRAATPEAKAHVPYMIVLIDMAEGFRVMAHGDKALAIGDAVVARFENFTDRRVPYFEKV; encoded by the coding sequence ATGAGCGAGACGGTCGACACCATGGATTGGACGCAAGGCGCTGAAACGATCAGCTATCAATTGTGCGGCGCCTGCCGCTCCGTCTGGTATTTCCGCCGTGGGTTCTGTCCGTCGTGTGGAGCGGCCGAGCCGGAATTGCACCGGGCGAGCGGCAAGGGTGTCGTCTATGCAGCGTCGCTGGTATGCCGGGCTGCCACGCCCGAGGCCAAGGCCCACGTGCCCTACATGATCGTGCTTATCGATATGGCGGAAGGCTTTCGTGTGATGGCGCACGGCGACAAGGCGCTCGCGATCGGCGACGCGGTTGTCGCGCGGTTCGAGAACTTCACCGATCGTCGCGTGCCGTATTTTGAGAAGGTATGA
- a CDS encoding GNAT family N-acetyltransferase encodes MIKTDRLRLRPWHETDRDSFATMNADPEVMHDLGGPIGRVASDAKLDRYVAAFNRHGFCRWVIENHAGDFLGYAGVMPAGPDHPLGRHFEIGWRLVRSAWGHGYVTEAAQGALDDAFKRAGLQEIVSYTAADNLRSQAVMSRLGLQRDGSRDFTAHYQSTGAWHGLIWVARSPENNSSASDGTE; translated from the coding sequence GTGATCAAGACAGATCGGTTGCGACTTCGCCCATGGCACGAAACTGATCGCGACTCATTCGCCACGATGAACGCAGACCCCGAGGTGATGCACGATCTTGGAGGTCCGATCGGTCGAGTGGCGAGCGACGCAAAGCTCGATCGTTATGTCGCCGCCTTCAACCGGCACGGCTTCTGCAGATGGGTCATTGAGAACCATGCCGGTGATTTCCTCGGTTATGCCGGCGTGATGCCGGCCGGCCCCGATCATCCACTGGGGAGGCACTTCGAGATCGGCTGGCGATTGGTCCGAAGCGCCTGGGGCCACGGATACGTGACCGAGGCTGCGCAAGGCGCACTCGACGATGCATTCAAGCGCGCGGGTTTGCAGGAGATCGTGTCCTACACGGCAGCGGACAATCTGCGATCCCAGGCGGTGATGTCGCGACTAGGTTTGCAACGGGACGGGAGCCGCGACTTCACCGCCCACTATCAGAGCACCGGCGCCTGGCACGGGCTTATCTGGGTCGCCCGATCTCCCGAAAACAACAGCTCCGCAAGCGACGGCACGGAGTGA
- a CDS encoding nucleotidyl transferase AbiEii/AbiGii toxin family protein, whose protein sequence is MIIDAWAFGGGTAMMLQIDHRESRDIDIFLSDPQLLAFFDPRTHDFEFEVRPAEYNGDGIGFLKLAFGDIGEIDFIVGHAMTSLPTTQRTIEGVSVQLETIPEIITKKIYHRGSNIRPRDIFDIAAAGETHSDAIIEELRSYRLQVTQTLARIEKLNPQFVRDAIAQLAIKENYKAISQTAIERAQAILLSV, encoded by the coding sequence TTGATCATCGATGCTTGGGCATTCGGCGGCGGGACAGCCATGATGCTCCAAATCGATCATCGCGAAAGCCGTGACATCGATATTTTCCTATCGGACCCACAATTACTTGCGTTTTTCGATCCACGGACCCACGACTTTGAATTTGAAGTTCGACCGGCCGAATATAATGGTGACGGCATCGGCTTTCTGAAACTCGCGTTCGGGGATATCGGAGAAATTGATTTTATCGTTGGCCATGCGATGACCTCATTACCAACGACACAACGAACGATTGAAGGTGTCTCGGTTCAGTTGGAAACTATCCCTGAGATCATCACCAAGAAAATCTACCATCGTGGATCAAACATAAGGCCCCGAGATATTTTTGATATTGCAGCGGCCGGTGAAACTCACTCAGATGCAATTATTGAAGAGTTGCGTTCCTATCGCCTGCAAGTGACGCAAACACTTGCGAGGATTGAAAAGTTGAATCCACAGTTTGTGCGCGATGCGATTGCCCAGTTGGCCATAAAAGAAAACTACAAAGCGATCTCTCAAACTGCAATCGAACGGGCACAAGCAATCCTTCTCTCTGTATAG
- a CDS encoding N-acetylmuramoyl-L-alanine amidase has protein sequence MDQGSFTSGGTESKRQRTPASTLRSKLPSPWFHADMLKFMPDSSVISDVIPSANYGDRRGNRAPDMVVLHYTGMQDAESALARLCKAGTEVSAHYVVLEDGRIVQCVPEARRAWHAGTSQWAGETDINSCSIGVEIINGGHDWGYPDFPSRQIAAVIALCRGITIRRKIVKHRVLAHSDIAPDRKKDPGEKFPWRLLASSGVGHWVRPARISKGPALTLGAAGEDVMALQERFAAYGYAVPRTGQYDSGTMDVVTAFQRHFRPERVDGLADPSTIATLQALLDSRPADAPHLTPLPPHSMT, from the coding sequence ATGGACCAAGGGTCGTTTACGTCGGGTGGCACTGAGTCGAAGCGTCAAAGGACCCCTGCGTCCACGCTTCGCTCGAAACTTCCATCGCCCTGGTTCCACGCCGACATGCTGAAGTTCATGCCGGATTCGTCGGTGATTTCCGATGTAATCCCCTCCGCAAACTATGGCGACCGGCGCGGCAACCGCGCGCCGGACATGGTCGTGCTGCATTACACCGGGATGCAGGACGCCGAGAGCGCCCTGGCGCGGCTGTGCAAGGCCGGCACCGAGGTCTCGGCGCACTATGTCGTGCTGGAGGACGGCCGCATCGTGCAGTGCGTGCCGGAAGCGCGGCGCGCCTGGCATGCGGGCACCTCGCAATGGGCGGGCGAGACCGACATCAATTCCTGCTCCATCGGCGTCGAGATCATCAACGGCGGCCACGACTGGGGTTATCCGGATTTCCCGTCGCGCCAGATCGCTGCCGTCATCGCGCTCTGCCGCGGCATCACGATTCGCCGCAAGATCGTCAAACACCGGGTGCTGGCGCATTCCGACATCGCGCCGGATCGCAAGAAGGATCCCGGCGAGAAATTCCCGTGGCGGCTGCTCGCAAGCTCCGGCGTCGGCCACTGGGTGCGGCCGGCGCGAATCAGCAAGGGCCCTGCCCTCACACTGGGGGCCGCCGGCGAAGACGTCATGGCGCTGCAGGAACGGTTCGCGGCTTATGGCTATGCCGTGCCGCGCACCGGCCAGTACGACAGCGGCACCATGGACGTGGTGACTGCGTTTCAGCGCCATTTTCGGCCTGAGCGGGTCGACGGCCTCGCCGATCCCTCGACGATCGCCACCCTGCAGGCACTGCTCGACAGCCGGCCGGCCGATGCGCCGCACTTGACCCCGTTGCCGCCGCACTCCATGACATGA
- the rsmH gene encoding 16S rRNA (cytosine(1402)-N(4))-methyltransferase RsmH, whose amino-acid sequence MTSSTKAEAPLHIPVLGREAVDALAPRDGGIYVDATFGAGGYSRMILDVPGTRVIGIDRDRTAIAGGFDLVDAANGRLTLVEDRFSELADVCAVQGFESVDGIVMDVGVSSMQLDQAGRGFSFRFDGPLDMRMGHNGPTAADVIATASESDLADVIYIFGEERKSRGIARAIVAARRETPITTTRALADIVGRVVRSKPNDIHPATRTFQALRILVNEELDELQTALVAAEQVLKPGGRLAVVSFHSLEDRIVKTFFNARGKSGGGSRHLPEVSQLAPSFEILTRRPVTADDAEVAANPRARSAKLRSAARTEAPAHPADGLQDWPSLATVMRGG is encoded by the coding sequence ATGACGTCCAGCACGAAAGCGGAAGCTCCGCTGCATATTCCCGTGCTCGGCCGCGAGGCCGTGGACGCGCTGGCGCCGCGCGACGGCGGCATCTATGTGGACGCGACTTTCGGGGCGGGCGGCTACAGCCGTATGATCCTCGATGTGCCCGGCACCCGCGTGATCGGCATCGACCGCGACCGCACCGCCATCGCCGGTGGTTTCGATCTCGTCGACGCCGCGAACGGGCGCCTCACCCTGGTGGAGGACCGGTTTTCTGAGCTGGCTGACGTCTGCGCCGTGCAGGGCTTTGAGTCGGTCGACGGCATCGTCATGGATGTCGGCGTGTCGTCGATGCAGCTCGATCAGGCCGGGCGCGGCTTCTCGTTCCGGTTCGACGGTCCTCTCGACATGCGCATGGGCCACAACGGCCCGACCGCGGCGGACGTGATTGCCACGGCGTCCGAGAGCGATCTCGCTGATGTCATCTATATCTTCGGCGAGGAGCGGAAGTCGCGCGGCATCGCGCGCGCCATCGTCGCCGCGCGGCGCGAGACGCCGATCACCACCACCCGGGCGCTGGCCGACATCGTGGGTCGCGTGGTGCGCTCCAAGCCGAACGACATTCATCCCGCCACCCGCACGTTCCAGGCGCTGCGCATTCTGGTCAATGAAGAACTCGACGAACTGCAGACGGCGCTGGTCGCGGCCGAGCAGGTGCTCAAGCCCGGCGGCCGGCTGGCGGTGGTTTCGTTCCACTCGCTGGAAGATCGCATCGTCAAGACCTTCTTCAATGCGCGCGGCAAAAGCGGCGGCGGCTCGCGGCATCTGCCGGAGGTCAGCCAGCTTGCGCCGAGCTTCGAGATTCTGACCCGGCGTCCGGTCACGGCCGACGACGCTGAAGTCGCGGCCAATCCGCGCGCGCGCTCGGCGAAGTTGCGTTCGGCCGCGCGCACCGAGGCCCCTGCGCATCCGGCCGACGGACTGCAGGATTGGCCGTCACTGGCAACCGTCATGAGGGGAGGCTAG
- the ftsL gene encoding cell division protein FtsL yields the protein MRIVHLFVICALVFAAAYVYRIKMESTVRTENVLKLRADIREQRDAIAGLHAEWAKLQNPARLQGLAQRHLATRPIEALQYDQLKNLPDRPPSFARSTTPDPIGAMLDTINKDVTSSVPTPAAEDAQ from the coding sequence GTGCGCATCGTGCATCTCTTCGTGATCTGCGCGCTGGTGTTCGCGGCCGCCTATGTCTATCGCATCAAGATGGAATCGACGGTGCGCACCGAGAATGTGCTGAAGCTGCGCGCCGACATCCGCGAGCAGCGCGACGCGATCGCGGGCCTGCATGCGGAATGGGCCAAGCTGCAGAATCCGGCGCGGCTGCAGGGATTGGCGCAACGCCATCTGGCGACGCGGCCGATCGAAGCCCTGCAATACGACCAGCTGAAGAACCTGCCGGACCGGCCGCCGAGCTTCGCGCGATCCACCACCCCCGATCCGATCGGCGCCATGCTCGATACCATCAACAAGGATGTCACCAGCTCGGTGCCCACCCCTGCGGCGGAGGATGCGCAGTGA